In Providencia zhijiangensis, a single window of DNA contains:
- the purR gene encoding HTH-type transcriptional repressor PurR, producing the protein MATIKDVAKRAGVSTTTVSHVINKTRFVADDTKTAVWAAIKELNYSPSAVARSLKVNHTKSIGLLATSSEAPYFAEVIESVENSCYEKGYTLILCNSHNNLGKQKAYLQMLAQKRVDGLLVMCSEYPDTLIGMLEDYRNIPMVVMDWGTSRGDFTDSIIDNSFHGGYLAGRYLIDRGHREIGVIPGSLERNTGIGRLTGFQKAMEEAKVTLKDEWIVQGDFEPESGYKAMMQILSNKHRPTAVFCGGDIMAMGAICAADEMGLRVPQDISIIGYDNVRNARYFTPALTTIHQPKERLGQMAFAMLLDRIVNKREDAQTIEVHPRLVERRSVADGPFIDYRR; encoded by the coding sequence ATGGCAACAATTAAAGATGTGGCGAAACGTGCGGGCGTCTCTACCACAACCGTCTCCCATGTTATCAACAAGACGCGTTTTGTCGCTGATGATACAAAAACAGCCGTTTGGGCCGCCATCAAAGAGCTCAATTATTCTCCGAGTGCGGTTGCACGTAGTTTAAAAGTCAACCACACCAAATCAATTGGCCTGTTGGCAACATCAAGTGAAGCCCCCTATTTCGCAGAAGTGATCGAGTCTGTCGAGAATAGTTGCTATGAGAAAGGCTATACTCTAATTTTATGTAACTCTCACAATAACTTAGGTAAGCAAAAAGCGTACTTGCAAATGTTGGCACAAAAACGTGTCGATGGGCTACTTGTGATGTGTTCAGAATACCCTGACACCTTGATTGGTATGTTGGAAGATTACCGAAATATTCCAATGGTCGTCATGGACTGGGGTACCTCTCGCGGAGATTTCACTGACAGTATTATTGATAACTCTTTCCACGGTGGTTATTTAGCAGGTCGTTATCTTATTGACCGTGGTCATCGTGAAATTGGTGTGATCCCTGGCTCCCTTGAAAGAAATACAGGCATTGGGCGTTTAACCGGCTTCCAAAAAGCCATGGAAGAAGCCAAAGTCACGTTGAAAGATGAATGGATTGTTCAAGGGGATTTCGAGCCAGAATCAGGCTATAAAGCGATGATGCAGATCCTCAGTAACAAACACCGCCCAACGGCTGTCTTCTGTGGTGGAGATATCATGGCGATGGGAGCAATCTGTGCAGCTGACGAGATGGGATTACGCGTCCCTCAAGACATTTCCATCATTGGTTATGATAACGTGCGTAATGCGCGCTATTTCACGCCTGCATTAACCACAATCCACCAACCAAAAGAGCGTTTAGGACAAATGGCGTTTGCGATGTTGCTCGATCGTATTGTGAATAAACGCGAAGATGCACAAACGATTGAAGTTCACCCGCGTTTAGTTGAGCGCCGTTCCGTGGCTGATGGTCCATTTATTGATTATCGCCGCTAA
- a CDS encoding glycine zipper 2TM domain-containing protein: MLKKVFVGVAAVVALSGCVNTSTLSGDTISAQDAKQVQTVTYGTVLNARPVTIQAGEDGNVIGAIGGAVIGGLLGNTVGGGTGKTLATAAGAIAGGLAGQQAQGALNKSQGVQLEIRLDSGKNIVVVQKQDPAAFRVGQRVMIANSGNTVTVSPR, encoded by the coding sequence ATGCTTAAGAAAGTTTTTGTAGGTGTTGCTGCTGTTGTTGCGTTATCTGGCTGTGTCAATACAAGTACGCTTTCTGGTGATACTATTTCAGCTCAAGATGCTAAACAAGTCCAAACTGTGACTTATGGTACGGTACTCAACGCACGCCCAGTGACCATTCAAGCGGGTGAAGATGGTAACGTGATTGGTGCAATTGGCGGTGCAGTTATCGGTGGCCTGTTAGGTAATACCGTCGGTGGTGGTACTGGTAAAACGCTAGCAACAGCGGCTGGGGCAATCGCAGGTGGTTTAGCTGGTCAACAAGCACAAGGGGCTCTAAACAAAAGCCAAGGTGTGCAGCTTGAAATCCGTTTAGACAGTGGTAAAAACATTGTTGTTGTTCAGAAACAAGATCCTGCCGCTTTCCGTGTAGGTCAGCGTGTTATGATCGCAAACAGCGGAAATACAGTTACTGTATCACCTCGCTAA
- the punR gene encoding DNA-binding transcriptional activator PunR has protein sequence MWSAHALEVIDAVARTGSFSGAADELHRVPSAISYTVKQVEEWLAVPLFERRHRDVVLTEAGVIFIKESRSVIKKMIDTRHQCQQVANGWRGQFSIAVDCIVKPQRTEQLILDFYRHFPDIELYIHPEVFNGVWDALADGRVDVAIGATRASPIGERYSFRDMGFMSWRCVASPTHPLAKIQGKLTDDQMREYPSLCLEDTSRSLPKRDTWALDNQRRLVVPYWESGLACLANGLCVGMVPEHRAAPLCAEGKLVELELAQPFPESPCCLTWVENDTSPALRWLLDYLGDSETLNAEWFAS, from the coding sequence ATGTGGTCAGCTCATGCACTTGAAGTCATAGACGCAGTTGCTCGAACGGGAAGCTTTAGTGGTGCTGCGGATGAGTTGCATCGAGTCCCTTCAGCGATCAGTTACACAGTAAAGCAAGTCGAAGAATGGTTGGCGGTTCCGCTATTCGAGCGCCGTCACCGTGATGTGGTATTGACGGAAGCAGGAGTTATCTTTATTAAAGAAAGTCGAAGTGTTATCAAAAAAATGATTGATACTCGACATCAATGCCAACAAGTCGCCAATGGGTGGCGTGGGCAGTTCAGTATTGCCGTTGATTGCATCGTAAAACCGCAGCGTACGGAACAGCTGATTTTGGATTTTTATCGTCATTTTCCTGATATCGAACTGTATATCCACCCTGAAGTGTTTAATGGGGTTTGGGATGCATTAGCGGATGGGCGTGTGGATGTGGCGATTGGAGCGACCCGTGCTTCACCCATTGGAGAGCGCTATAGTTTCCGCGACATGGGCTTTATGTCATGGCGTTGTGTTGCGAGCCCCACTCACCCATTAGCGAAAATTCAGGGCAAACTGACGGATGACCAAATGCGTGAATATCCAAGTTTGTGCTTAGAAGATACCTCAAGAAGCTTACCGAAAAGAGATACTTGGGCGCTGGACAACCAACGACGCTTAGTTGTGCCTTACTGGGAAAGTGGTTTAGCGTGTTTGGCAAATGGTCTGTGTGTGGGGATGGTTCCAGAGCACCGTGCAGCACCTTTGTGTGCAGAAGGTAAGTTAGTTGAGCTGGAATTAGCGCAGCCGTTTCCTGAAAGCCCTTGCTGCTTAACATGGGTTGAGAATGATACATCTCCAGCGCTGAGATGGCTTCTTGACTATCTTGGTGATAGCGAAACTCTCAACGCGGAGTGGTTTGCGAGCTAA
- the slyA gene encoding transcriptional regulator SlyA, whose amino-acid sequence MESQIGTELSRVVRMWRALIDYRLKPLKLTQTHWVTLHNISQLPPEQSQIQLAKAIGIEQPSLVRTLDQLEEKRLISRHTCANDRRAKRIKLTEESEPFIKTVDQVINNTRTEILSNISHDELSQLSLLLLKLEKNILRLQNDS is encoded by the coding sequence TTGGAATCTCAAATTGGAACTGAATTATCTCGTGTAGTCCGTATGTGGCGAGCATTGATTGACTATCGCCTCAAGCCACTTAAACTCACACAAACACACTGGGTAACACTGCATAATATTAGCCAGTTACCGCCCGAGCAATCACAGATTCAATTGGCAAAAGCAATCGGCATTGAACAACCTTCTCTGGTCAGAACATTAGATCAATTAGAAGAAAAAAGACTCATTTCACGTCATACATGTGCAAATGACCGACGCGCTAAGAGAATCAAACTCACAGAGGAGTCAGAGCCTTTTATCAAAACGGTTGATCAAGTGATTAATAATACTCGGACAGAGATTTTAAGTAATATTAGTCATGACGAGCTAAGCCAGTTATCTTTATTGCTATTAAAACTGGAGAAAAACATTCTACGTTTACAGAACGATTCATAG
- the rnt gene encoding ribonuclease T, producing MSEKNNPNSLVNRFRGYYPVVIDVETGGFNPKTDGLLEIAAITLKMDKDGWLAIDETLHFHVEPFEGANLEPSALEFTGIDPTNPLRGAVSEYEALHAIFKTIRKGMKNTDCNRAIMVAHNANFDHSFVMNAAERSGLKRNPFHPFATFDTAALSGLVFGQTILAKACVTAGIPFDGKQAHGALYDTNRTALLFCELVNKWKKLGGWPLPSEPQ from the coding sequence ATGTCTGAAAAAAATAACCCTAACTCACTGGTTAACCGCTTCCGGGGTTACTACCCTGTCGTTATTGATGTCGAAACTGGTGGGTTCAACCCCAAAACTGATGGTCTATTAGAGATAGCTGCCATTACACTCAAAATGGACAAAGATGGCTGGCTGGCCATTGATGAAACGTTACATTTTCATGTAGAACCTTTTGAGGGAGCGAATTTGGAGCCCTCCGCACTGGAATTCACAGGTATTGACCCCACTAACCCTCTACGTGGTGCAGTGAGCGAATATGAAGCACTTCATGCCATTTTTAAAACAATTCGAAAAGGCATGAAAAATACCGATTGCAATCGCGCGATCATGGTAGCTCATAACGCAAATTTTGATCACAGCTTTGTTATGAATGCGGCAGAGCGTTCAGGGTTAAAACGCAACCCTTTCCATCCATTCGCAACCTTTGATACTGCAGCACTGAGCGGATTAGTCTTTGGACAAACCATTCTTGCGAAAGCGTGTGTCACCGCAGGTATTCCATTTGATGGCAAGCAAGCCCACGGTGCCCTATACGATACTAACCGTACCGCACTATTATTTTGCGAATTAGTCAATAAATGGAAAAAATTAGGCGGATGGCCACTGCCTAGCGAGCCTCAATAA
- the gstA gene encoding glutathione transferase GstA, with amino-acid sequence MKLYYAPGACSLSPHIILREAGLDFSIVRVNLKEKITETGENFLEINPKGQVPTLVLDGDEQLTEGAVIVQYIADQNPNRNLIALPGSMKRYHQLEALNFISTELHKNFGPLFAPNTPEEYKDVVRANLLKKFQYVNDILKNQPYFVAKSDFCVADAYLFTVTNWTRLVGVDISALSNLNEYCEKIAKRPKVQEALEAEGLLKK; translated from the coding sequence ATGAAATTGTATTACGCTCCCGGTGCCTGCTCACTTTCTCCTCATATTATTCTGCGTGAAGCAGGATTAGATTTCAGTATTGTTCGTGTTAACTTAAAAGAGAAAATCACAGAAACGGGTGAAAACTTCTTAGAAATTAACCCTAAAGGTCAAGTTCCTACTCTCGTTTTAGATGGTGATGAGCAATTAACTGAAGGTGCTGTGATTGTCCAATATATTGCAGATCAAAACCCAAATAGAAACTTAATTGCCCTGCCAGGCTCAATGAAGCGCTACCATCAGTTAGAAGCGCTAAACTTCATTTCTACTGAGCTGCATAAGAATTTTGGCCCATTATTTGCGCCAAATACCCCTGAAGAATATAAAGATGTTGTTCGCGCAAATTTACTGAAAAAATTCCAGTACGTGAACGATATTCTGAAAAATCAGCCTTACTTTGTCGCTAAAAGTGATTTCTGTGTTGCTGATGCGTATCTGTTTACCGTCACCAACTGGACTCGTTTAGTTGGCGTTGATATCAGCGCATTAAGCAATCTGAATGAATATTGTGAGAAGATTGCGAAGCGCCCAAAAGTACAAGAGGCATTAGAAGCGGAAGGGTTACTGAAAAAGTAA
- the sodB gene encoding superoxide dismutase [Fe]: MSFELPALPYAKDALEPHISAETLEYHYGKHHNTYVVNLNNLIKGTKFEGLSLEEIIKTSEAGVFNNAAQVWNHTFYWHCLAPNAGGEPTGKVAEAINKAFGSFAQFKEQFTDAAVKNFGAGWTWLVKKADGSLAIVNTSNAATPISGDDKPVLTVDIWEHAYYIDYRNARPKYLENFWALVNWKFVEENLA, translated from the coding sequence ATGTCTTTTGAATTACCAGCTCTACCTTATGCTAAAGATGCTTTAGAACCTCATATCTCTGCTGAAACCCTAGAATACCACTACGGTAAGCACCACAACACCTATGTTGTTAACCTGAACAACCTGATCAAAGGCACCAAATTTGAAGGTCTGTCTTTAGAAGAAATCATCAAAACTTCTGAAGCTGGCGTATTCAATAACGCGGCTCAAGTTTGGAACCACACTTTCTACTGGCACTGCTTGGCTCCAAACGCAGGCGGTGAACCAACAGGTAAAGTTGCAGAAGCTATCAACAAAGCATTCGGTTCATTTGCTCAGTTTAAAGAGCAATTCACTGATGCCGCAGTTAAAAACTTCGGTGCAGGTTGGACTTGGTTAGTGAAGAAAGCAGATGGCAGCCTGGCTATCGTTAACACGTCTAACGCGGCAACACCAATTTCTGGTGACGACAAGCCAGTTTTGACTGTTGATATCTGGGAACACGCTTACTACATCGACTACCGTAACGCACGTCCAAAATACTTAGAAAACTTCTGGGCGCTGGTTAACTGGAAATTTGTTGAAGAAAATCTGGCTTAA
- the gloA gene encoding lactoylglutathione lyase: MRLLHTMLRVTDMQRSIDFYTKVLGMRLLRTSENTEYKYSLAFVGYSDESEGAVIELTYNWGVTEYDLGNAYGHIALGVDDVAKTCEDIRQVGGNVTREAGPVKGGTTVIAFVEDPDGYKIELIENKSASKGLGN, from the coding sequence ATGCGCTTACTACATACCATGCTCCGTGTTACTGACATGCAACGCTCCATTGATTTTTATACCAAAGTATTAGGTATGCGCTTACTGCGCACGAGCGAAAATACAGAATACAAATATTCTTTAGCGTTCGTCGGTTACAGTGATGAAAGTGAAGGTGCTGTTATCGAGTTAACTTATAACTGGGGCGTAACAGAATATGATTTAGGCAATGCTTATGGTCATATTGCATTAGGTGTTGATGATGTCGCTAAAACCTGTGAGGACATTCGTCAAGTAGGTGGAAATGTCACTCGTGAAGCAGGCCCAGTCAAAGGCGGCACAACCGTTATCGCATTTGTTGAAGATCCTGATGGCTATAAAATTGAGCTTATCGAAAACAAAAGTGCAAGCAAAGGATTAGGCAATTAA
- the anmK gene encoding anhydro-N-acetylmuramic acid kinase produces the protein MMIKSGRYIGVMSGTSLDGVDVVLAAINDKFVAEQASLSASFPIELKKRILNICQGQETTLSELGKIDRELGTIYADAINQLLHQTGLSPEDIIAIGCHGQTVWHEPDSETPFTMQIGDNNRIAALTGITTVGDFRRRDMAYGGQGAPLVPAFHLAVLGHPIEKRIVLNIGGIANVTALLPNAYVKGYDTGPGNMLMDTWVWRNKQQAYDKDGEWAKTGTVNQALLNAMLNDSYFKRSAPKSTGREYFNMQWLEQHLANFQLLSPEDVQATLCELTAVSIIDQVKLCGGCERLIVCGGGAQNKFLMLRLATLLPGIEVAPSDKYGLSGDDMEALAFAWLAARTVSGLSGSLASVTGASRDSVLGAIYPANIDIK, from the coding sequence ATGATGATTAAATCGGGTCGCTATATTGGTGTTATGTCAGGAACCAGCCTAGATGGTGTTGATGTCGTATTAGCTGCAATTAATGATAAGTTTGTTGCAGAACAAGCTAGCTTGAGCGCCTCATTTCCGATTGAACTAAAAAAGCGCATTCTCAATATTTGCCAAGGGCAAGAAACAACACTTTCTGAATTGGGAAAAATAGACAGAGAACTTGGCACAATATATGCCGATGCCATTAATCAGCTTCTTCATCAAACGGGTCTATCTCCTGAAGATATTATTGCGATTGGTTGTCACGGGCAAACGGTTTGGCATGAACCTGATAGTGAAACACCGTTTACTATGCAGATTGGTGATAACAACCGCATAGCGGCGTTAACGGGAATAACGACTGTGGGGGATTTTCGCCGCAGAGACATGGCTTATGGTGGACAAGGTGCTCCGTTAGTTCCTGCATTTCATTTAGCCGTATTAGGGCATCCGATTGAAAAACGTATTGTGCTAAACATTGGCGGGATTGCTAATGTTACCGCATTGCTACCAAATGCATATGTAAAAGGCTATGACACAGGACCAGGCAACATGTTAATGGACACTTGGGTCTGGCGTAATAAGCAACAAGCGTATGATAAAGATGGTGAATGGGCAAAAACAGGAACGGTGAATCAGGCATTATTAAATGCGATGCTTAATGATAGCTATTTTAAACGTTCAGCTCCTAAAAGTACTGGGCGTGAATATTTTAATATGCAATGGCTAGAACAGCATTTGGCGAATTTTCAATTGCTATCTCCTGAAGATGTGCAAGCAACATTGTGTGAATTGACCGCCGTATCTATCATAGATCAAGTTAAGTTATGTGGTGGCTGCGAGCGTTTAATTGTTTGTGGCGGCGGCGCTCAAAATAAATTCTTAATGTTGCGATTAGCGACATTACTGCCGGGGATTGAAGTCGCGCCAAGTGATAAATATGGGCTGAGTGGTGATGATATGGAAGCACTGGCATTTGCTTGGCTTGCCGCTCGTACAGTTTCAGGCTTATCAGGTAGCCTTGCATCAGTAACGGGCGCAAGCAGAGATAGTGTATTAGGTGCGATATACCCCGCAAATATTGATATAAAATAA
- a CDS encoding YnhF family membrane protein: MDTDFKYGLLAALGSLAVIILFAVHIF, translated from the coding sequence ATGGATACAGATTTTAAATATGGATTGCTAGCTGCGCTTGGCTCTTTAGCTGTAATTATTTTGTTTGCTGTGCACATTTTCTGA
- the pdxH gene encoding pyridoxamine 5'-phosphate oxidase, which translates to MNELEEIDLAAVRREYTKGGLRRKDLTPDPIPLFERWLKQACEVRLTDPTAMCVATVDETGQPYQRIVLLKHFDENGLVFYTNLGSRKAQHLEHNNKISLHFPWYQLERQVHFTGVAERLSPIEVLKYFHSRPKDSQIAAWASAQSSRISARGILEGKFLELKQKFQNGEVPLPSFWGGYRVVFNSVEFWQGGAHRLHDRFLYQREGDGWVIDRLAP; encoded by the coding sequence ATGAACGAACTTGAAGAGATCGATCTTGCTGCGGTACGACGTGAATATACAAAAGGTGGATTGAGACGCAAAGATTTAACGCCAGATCCTATTCCACTGTTTGAGCGCTGGTTAAAGCAAGCTTGTGAAGTTCGATTAACTGACCCAACAGCAATGTGTGTGGCAACAGTTGATGAAACAGGGCAGCCTTATCAACGGATCGTGTTATTAAAGCACTTCGATGAAAACGGATTAGTCTTTTATACCAATCTGGGAAGTCGTAAAGCGCAGCATTTAGAGCATAACAATAAAATCAGTTTGCATTTTCCATGGTATCAATTGGAGCGCCAAGTTCATTTTACGGGTGTTGCTGAGCGTTTAAGCCCGATTGAAGTACTGAAATATTTCCATAGTCGCCCAAAAGATAGCCAAATCGCGGCTTGGGCGTCCGCTCAATCTTCACGGATTTCGGCACGTGGAATCTTAGAAGGGAAATTTTTAGAACTTAAGCAGAAATTTCAAAATGGCGAGGTTCCATTACCGAGTTTTTGGGGGGGGTATCGCGTTGTTTTTAATAGTGTCGAATTTTGGCAAGGTGGCGCTCACCGCCTGCATGACCGCTTTCTATACCAAAGAGAAGGGGATGGCTGGGTAATTGACCGATTAGCCCCGTAA
- the tyrS gene encoding tyrosine--tRNA ligase produces the protein MSSNNLIKQLQERGLVAQVTDEDALAERLAQGPISLYCGFDPTADSLHLGHLVPLLCLKRFQLAGHKPVALVGGATGLIGDPSFKATERKLNTTETVQEWVEKIRNQVSPFLSFDCGENSARLANNYDWFGKMDVLTFLRDIGKHFSVNQMINRESVKQRLNRDDVGISFTEFAYNLLQGYDFANMNKEMGVELQIGGSDQWGNITSGIDLTRRLHQNQVFGLTVPLITKTDGTKFGKTEGGAVWLDPKKTSQYKFYQFWINTADADVYRFLKFFTFMELSEIDALEEEDKNSGKAPRAQYVLAEEVTKLVHGEAGLAAAKRITESLFSGAVSDLTEADFEQLAQDGMPCITLEDGADLQQALVDSELVPSRGQARTAISSNAVSVNGQKQTEPMYVFTDADRLFGRYTLIRRGKKNDCLVNWK, from the coding sequence ATGTCTAGCAATAACCTGATTAAACAATTGCAAGAGCGGGGCCTCGTTGCCCAGGTAACGGATGAGGATGCGTTAGCAGAGAGACTGGCGCAGGGCCCTATCTCTCTCTATTGTGGCTTCGACCCTACCGCCGATAGCTTGCACTTGGGACATCTGGTTCCTTTGCTGTGTTTAAAACGATTCCAACTAGCCGGGCACAAGCCTGTGGCGTTGGTCGGTGGCGCAACGGGCCTTATTGGTGACCCGAGCTTCAAAGCTACTGAACGTAAATTAAACACCACAGAAACCGTTCAAGAGTGGGTAGAAAAAATCCGTAACCAAGTTTCACCATTCCTTAGTTTTGATTGTGGTGAAAACAGCGCACGCCTAGCTAACAACTATGATTGGTTTGGCAAAATGGATGTGCTGACATTCTTACGTGATATTGGTAAACACTTCTCTGTTAACCAAATGATCAACCGTGAGTCTGTTAAACAGCGTTTAAACCGTGATGATGTCGGGATCTCTTTCACTGAGTTCGCCTATAACCTATTACAAGGTTATGATTTTGCGAACATGAATAAAGAGATGGGGGTTGAGTTACAAATTGGTGGTTCAGACCAATGGGGTAACATCACTTCAGGTATCGATTTAACTCGTCGTCTGCATCAAAACCAAGTGTTTGGTTTAACTGTTCCACTGATCACCAAAACAGACGGTACCAAGTTTGGTAAAACTGAAGGTGGTGCGGTGTGGTTAGATCCGAAGAAAACTAGCCAATATAAATTCTATCAATTCTGGATTAACACCGCGGATGCTGATGTTTATCGCTTCCTGAAATTCTTTACTTTCATGGAATTAAGCGAAATTGATGCGTTAGAAGAAGAAGACAAAAACAGTGGCAAAGCTCCTCGTGCACAGTACGTATTAGCTGAAGAAGTGACTAAATTAGTTCACGGCGAAGCGGGTCTAGCGGCTGCAAAACGCATTACTGAAAGCTTATTCTCTGGCGCAGTATCTGATTTAACTGAAGCTGACTTTGAACAGCTAGCTCAAGACGGTATGCCATGCATCACCCTAGAAGATGGTGCAGATCTCCAGCAAGCATTAGTTGATTCAGAGCTGGTACCTTCTCGTGGTCAAGCAAGAACGGCAATCAGCTCAAATGCAGTCTCTGTCAATGGTCAGAAACAAACTGAACCAATGTATGTATTCACTGATGCTGACCGTTTATTTGGTCGTTATACACTTATCCGCCGCGGTAAGAAAAATGACTGCTTAGTTAACTGGAAATAG
- a CDS encoding Grx4 family monothiol glutaredoxin: MTTIEKIERQVKENPILLYMKGSPKLPSCGFSAQAVQALSSCGERFAYVDILQNPDIRAELPKYANWPTFPQLWVDGELVGGCDIIVEMFQRGELQALIKETADKYRPADETITE, translated from the coding sequence ATGACAACTATCGAAAAAATTGAGCGCCAAGTTAAAGAAAATCCAATTTTATTATACATGAAAGGCTCTCCAAAACTGCCTAGCTGCGGTTTTTCTGCTCAAGCTGTTCAAGCTCTGTCTTCTTGCGGTGAGCGTTTTGCTTACGTTGATATTTTACAAAACCCAGACATTCGTGCAGAGCTGCCAAAATATGCTAATTGGCCAACCTTCCCACAGTTATGGGTTGATGGCGAGTTAGTCGGCGGTTGTGACATTATCGTTGAGATGTTCCAACGCGGCGAATTACAAGCTCTGATCAAAGAAACTGCGGACAAATACCGTCCAGCAGATGAAACCATCACTGAGTAA
- a CDS encoding DUF1289 domain-containing protein has translation MAEQLEFFDIPSPCRGICQTNEQGYCRGCYRTRDERFGWLQLTNSEKRHVIRLCRQRFLRANNKKVVQEDMNDPQQSLF, from the coding sequence ATGGCAGAACAACTTGAGTTTTTTGACATACCAAGCCCTTGCCGTGGAATATGTCAAACCAACGAGCAGGGATATTGCCGAGGTTGCTATCGAACCCGTGATGAACGTTTTGGTTGGTTACAGTTAACTAACTCTGAAAAACGTCATGTCATCCGTTTATGTCGCCAGCGATTTTTAAGAGCAAATAATAAGAAAGTGGTTCAAGAAGACATGAATGACCCTCAACAGTCTCTGTTTTGA
- the pdxY gene encoding pyridoxal kinase PdxY: MKSVLSIQSHVVFGHAGNSAAAFPMCRMGVDVWPLNTVQFSNHTQYPQWTGSVFPAQHLTDIVEGLAKIHKLAICDAVLSGYIGSAEQGNDILAIVQKVKAANPQAIYFCDPVMGHPEKGCIVAPGVAEFLCQQALAASDVIAPNLLELETLANEKIATVEQAVQAARRLCQQGPKTVLVKHLSRAGYRADRFEMILVTAEHSWHVSRPLVDFGEKQPVGVGDLTSGLMLVNILKGEPLDKGLEHVAAAVYEVMLKTKEMGEYELQLVAAQDLMVNPQHKFCATQLD, from the coding sequence ATGAAAAGCGTATTATCAATTCAATCCCATGTTGTTTTCGGCCATGCAGGAAACAGTGCTGCTGCATTCCCTATGTGCCGTATGGGCGTAGATGTGTGGCCACTTAATACAGTGCAATTCTCCAACCACACTCAGTATCCACAATGGACGGGCTCAGTATTTCCAGCTCAGCATTTGACAGATATTGTCGAAGGATTAGCAAAAATCCATAAACTGGCAATCTGTGATGCCGTGTTAAGTGGCTATATTGGTTCTGCTGAGCAAGGCAATGATATTCTAGCGATTGTTCAAAAGGTTAAAGCGGCGAATCCGCAGGCCATCTATTTTTGTGACCCAGTAATGGGACATCCAGAAAAGGGATGCATCGTTGCGCCAGGAGTCGCAGAGTTTCTTTGTCAACAAGCGTTAGCGGCGAGTGATGTGATTGCGCCTAACTTGTTAGAGTTAGAAACGTTAGCGAATGAGAAAATAGCGACGGTAGAGCAAGCTGTCCAAGCTGCACGTCGATTATGTCAGCAAGGCCCTAAAACTGTATTAGTTAAGCATTTAAGCCGTGCTGGCTATCGTGCAGACCGCTTTGAAATGATCTTAGTTACTGCGGAACATAGCTGGCATGTTAGCCGCCCATTAGTAGATTTCGGTGAAAAACAGCCTGTGGGAGTTGGTGACTTAACGAGTGGTTTAATGTTGGTCAATATCTTAAAAGGTGAGCCACTCGATAAAGGCTTAGAGCATGTTGCTGCGGCAGTCTATGAAGTCATGCTGAAAACCAAAGAAATGGGTGAGTACGAACTTCAGTTAGTTGCAGCTCAAGATTTGATGGTTAACCCTCAACATAAATTCTGCGCCACTCAGTTAGACTGA